A stretch of DNA from Staphylococcus sp. KG4-3:
AGAAAGTCAACATGCATCGCCAAGTATGGAAACCTTTTTGAGCATATTAGAAGTATTGGGCACGGCTCCCAGTGATTTTTTCAAAGAACCACGAACAGAAAAAGTGTTATATAAAAAGGCATCACAAGTTACTTATGATGAATATGATAAAGGATATATATTAAATTGGCCGGTTACACAATCTAATGAATTTGAAATGGAACCATTATTACTAACGTTGAAAGGAAATGCTTCATATAAAAACTTTGAACCTTCAGAATCAGATACTTTTATCTATTGTTTAAAAGGGCAAATTACTTTGAAATTAGGTGATAATGAGCACCATGCTGTAGAAGGCGATGCGCTTTATTTTAAGGCTAACCAGTTACATAGATTAATAAACCCAACATCAGAAGAAGCTCAAGTGATGATAGTCGTTACTGCTTCTTATTTATAGGAGGATATATACATGGAACCTTTATTATCTTTCAAATCTGTAAGTAAAAGTTATGATGATTTACAGATTTTAGACAAGATTGATATTGATATAGAGTCAGGTCATTTTTATACACTACTTGGACCATCAGGTTGTGGTAAAACTACCATATTAAAACTCATTGCTGGCTTTGAGGCTGCAGATAATGGAGAGATTATTTATCAAAACAAGAAAATAAACCAAACACCGGCAAATAAACGTAAAGTAAATACAGTATTTCAGGATTATGCGTTATTTCCACACCTTAATGTTTATGACAATATAGCTTTTGGATTAAAACTTAAAAAAATGAGTAAGTCTGAAATTAAAAGGAAAGTTGAAGAAGCTTTACAGCTTGTGAAATTAACAGGGTATGAGACACGCACAATTGATGGTATGAGTGGTGGTCAAAAACAACGCATAGCAATTGCACGAGCTATAGTTAATGAGCCTGAAATACTATTATTAGATGAATCGTTGTCTGCACTGGATTTAAAGTTACGTACACAAATGCAATATGAGTTAAGAGAGATACAATCCAGATTAGGGATAACGTTTATTTTTGTAACTCATGACCAAGAGGAAGCCTTGGCTCTTAGTGATTATATCTTTGTTATGAAAGATGGTAAAATTCAACAATTCGGCACACCAACTGATATTTATGATGAACCGGTCAATCGCTTCGTGGCAGACTTTATAGGAGAATCTAATATTGTTGAAGGTACAATGATTGATGACTATTTAGTTAATATTTATGGTCAAGATTTTGACTGTGTTGATATGGGCATAGCTTCTCAGAAAAAGGTTGAGGTTGTTATAAGACCAGAAGATATTAGTTTGATAACAGCTGCAGAAGGTTTATTTGAGGTCACTGTTGATTCGATGCTATTTAGAGGAGTTCACTATGAAATTAATTGTATAGACAGAAAAGGCTATGAATGGATGATTCATTCCACTAAAAAAGCAGAAATAGGAAGTAAAGTTGGCTTGTATTTTGATCCTGAAGCGATTCATATTATGGTCCCAGGAGAAACTGAAGCAGAATTTGATCAACGTATCGAAAGTTATGAGGAGCATAACCATGCGTAAAATAAACAAAGTCTTATTCATTCCTTATGTGTTATGGATGATACTATTTATTATAGTTCCAGTACTTTTGCTTGTCTACTTCTCCTTATTTGATTTACACGGGCATTTCAGTTTTGACAATTATAAGCAAATTCTGACATGGAAATATTTTCGTATGATTTGGGACTCAGTAGTTTTTGCAGCTGTTATCACACTCATTACATTGTTAGTTAGTTATCCAGCTGCTTATTTTATTAGGTCCTCAAAATTCCAAAATTTATGGTTATTGATATTAATCATACCTACATGGATTAATTTACTACTGAAGACCTATGCATTTATTGGGTTATTGAGTCATGATGGTATTATCAATCAAATGTTAAGGTTATTACATTTACCTGAAATTGATTTATTGTTTACTGTTCCTGCGTTTTTAATTGTAGCAAGTTATATTTATATTCCATTTATGATTTTACCTATTTTTAATAGTATGAAAGACATCCCTAATAATATATTACAGGCATCTAGTGACTTAGGCGCAAGTCCGTTTACTACTTTTAGAAAAGTAATACTTCCATTGACTAAGCAAGGTGTATTAACAGGTATTCAAGTAACGTTCATTCCTGCATTATCATTGTTTATGATAACGAGATTAATTGCAGGAAATAAAGTAATTAATATAGGAACTGCGATTGAAGAGCAATTTCTTGTAATTCAAAATTACGGTATGGGTTCAACGATTGCGCTGTGCCTTATTATATTTATGGCGCTAGTCTTGATTATTACTAATACTAAATCTTCGAATGGAAGAGGGTGAAACAAGTGAAATGGTATGGTAAGTTATATATCTACATATTAACGGCAGTATTGTATATCCCGATTATATTTTTAATGCTTTATTCCTTTAATTCTGCAGGTAACATGATTCACTTTGAAGGATTTACATTGGAACATTATCAATCTTTATTTAATAATGAACGTCTCATGGCAGTTATTTTTAATACAATTGCTGTTGCTTTATTAGCAGCAGCCTTTGCAACTGTGATTGGTACGATGGGTGCAATTGCTTTATTTCATCTGAGAAATAAAAAGTTAAAAGTTTCATTATTAACATTAAATAATGTATTGATGGTTTCATCAGATGTTGTTATCGGTGCGTCATTTTTAATTATGTTTACGGCTATTGGCCATTTTACAGGTCTAGGACTTGGATTCACGACTGTGTTAATTTCTCATATTGCATTCTGTATACCAATCGTTGTCATCATTGTTTTACCTAAACTTTATGAAATGAATGATTACACACTAAATGCAGCGCGTGATTTAGGCGCAACTGAATTCCAAGTATTAAATAAAGTAATGTTACCGCATCTGATGCCTGCAATCATTGGTGGTTTTTTTATGGCCCTCACATATTCACTAGATGACTTTACTGTAAGTTTCTTTGTGACTGGTAATGGATTTAGTGTATTATCAGTAGAAGTTTATGCTATGGCTAGAAAAGGCATTAGCATGGAAATCAATGCTATTTCTACAATATTATTTGTAGTCATTATGTTAAGTATTTTTGGTTATTATTTCATCCAAAATATGATGAAACATAAAAAGCAAGTGAAACGAGGTATACAGTAATGAAGCGATTCTTACAATTAATCATAGTTTCAGTTGTTGTTGGATTGATATGTCTGTTTATCAGTCATAAGTTTACAGCGAAAGACCATTCAAAAAATGGTGAAAAAATTTATGTTTATAATTGGGGAGAATATATTGATCCTAGTTTAATTAAAAAATTCCAAAAGGAAACAGGGATTGAAGTAATCTATGAAACTTTTGATTCTAATGAAGCTATGGAAGCAAAAATACGTAACGGTGGCACACATTACGACGTCGCTTTTCCTAGTGAATATACTGTTCAAAAATTAAAAAGACAAAATATGTTATTACCAATAAATCATGATAAGATTCCTAATATCAAAAATTTAGATTCAGATTATATGAATATGTCTTTTGATAAAAATAATCAATATTCATTGCCATATTTTTTTGGAACTGTAGGAATTATCTATAATAAAAAAGCATATCCTAATGATAATTTTGATTCTTGGAATCAATTATATAATAAAAAGTATAGTAATGATGTATTATTAGTAGATGGTGCAAGAGAAGTAATAGGTTTAGCATTGAATAAATTAGGATACAGTTTAAATGATACGAATTCACAACACCTAGAAAAAGCGGAAAGAAATTTAAGACATTTAGGTCCGAATGTTAAAGGTGTCGTAGGTGACGAAATCACTATGATGCTAGAACAACATGAAGCGAATATTGCTGTTGTGTGGAGTGGTGTTGCTGCTCCTATGGTTCAAGGTAGTGATGAATTTGATTATGTTGTGCCTAAAGAAGGCTCGAACTTATGGTTTGATAATATGGTAATACCTAAAACTGCTCAAAATAAAGCAGGCGCATATAAGTTTATGAATTTCTTATTGGACGCACAAAATAATAAGCAGAATACAGAATGGGTTGGTTATGCAACACCAAATAAAGCAGCAAGACATTTACTTCCAGATGAAGTGAAAAATGATGAACGCTTTTATCCATCACAAGAGTCACAAGAAAACTTAGAAGTATATAGAGATTTAGGAAAAGAAACATTAAGTGAATATAACGAAAGATTTTTAAATTTTAAAATGTCATTAAAATAAATCTAAGTTAGTAGTTATTTTAGCGTATTTTCGCTATAATAGTTTGAAAGCATTATAAGGAGTTGTATAGACATGTCAGGAGAGCAATATACTCAAGTTAGACGTCCTGTGAGTCGACTAGCAGAAAAAGTATTAGGTTGGTTAAGCTGGGTATTTTTATTATTACTAACCATTATTACGATGTTTATTGCACTAGTATCTTTTAGTAGTGAGACATCAATACAAAATTTAGAAACTACATTAAATGGGAATGATTTTGTTCAGCAAATTTTAGCTAATAATAGTTTGAATACGACGCAATTTGTGATTTGGTTACAAAATGGTGTGTGGGCTATTATCGTTTACTTTATTGTGTGTTTATTATTATCATTCTTAGCACTTATCTCAATGAATATTAGAATGCTGTCAGGGTTTTTATTCCTCTTAGCTACAATAGTTACGTTGCCATTAGTGTTATTATTTGTTCCGCTGATTATTCCAATCCTATTTTTAATCGTAGCAGTTATGATGTTTGCACGTAAAGATAAGGTGGAAACGGTGCCTACTTATTATGGTGAAGGTTACCAAGGTCGTTATTCAGAATATGAACAACAAGCTGAACCAACACCGCAATATTTAGAGAGAGAACATACTTCTGACGTTGAACAACAACCGAGAAAAGAGAACCAACTAAGAAGAGGTGGCTATTCTTCTGAAGTAGCAGAAAAAGTGAACTCTGATACTCAAGAGGCACATGAAGGACCTCAAGTACTTTCGAGACAAGCGAAATACAATTATAAACATAAAAAACAAACTGAAGATGACCAACAACAAACAGATGAATTTGGTCCAGTAAGCGATGTTTATGATGAAAATGGAGAAGCAGTTTCAAATCAAAATCAAACTGGAGTTGATAATACAACTACAGAGTATGATGAACAAGCTGAAGCAGAAGCTGCACAAAGAAGACAAGAAGCGTATGAAGAAGAGCAACGAAGAAAGCAGGAAGCATACGAAGAAGAACAACGTCGTAAGCAAGCTGAAGCAGAAGAAGCGGCAAGATTGAAACAAGAGAAAGCAGAAGAAAAAGCTCGTATTAAAGAAGAGAAGAAAGAACGTAGAAAACGTGAGAAAGAAAGACGCAAACAACAACCAAGTGCAGTAAATCAGCGCAGACAAAATTTTGAAGAACGTAAAAAAATGACTTCACAAACTGTTGATGATACAGCTGAACATGATAGTAAAGAAACATCTGAATCGGACAACTCTGAAGACAATAAATGAGATACAAATATTTTAAAATGTGCTATGAGATATGCTAGTTCATTTGAAAGTTAAAAAAGGAGCGAGACTGATGTCTCACTCCTTTTCTTTATTTCGTTTATAGTTCTTGGAAAGTCTGTATAATTAAGTATATATTTAACAAACTTAAAATAATGATTAAGATCCAAGATATGATATTAACCCACGATTTATTTTTGAATTGTCCCATTAAACTATAATCATTTGTTGAAAGTTGTAATGGAATTAATGAGAATGGTAGAGCTAAGCTTAAAAATACTTGTGAGAATACTAGTAATTGTTC
This window harbors:
- a CDS encoding ABC transporter ATP-binding protein gives rise to the protein MEPLLSFKSVSKSYDDLQILDKIDIDIESGHFYTLLGPSGCGKTTILKLIAGFEAADNGEIIYQNKKINQTPANKRKVNTVFQDYALFPHLNVYDNIAFGLKLKKMSKSEIKRKVEEALQLVKLTGYETRTIDGMSGGQKQRIAIARAIVNEPEILLLDESLSALDLKLRTQMQYELREIQSRLGITFIFVTHDQEEALALSDYIFVMKDGKIQQFGTPTDIYDEPVNRFVADFIGESNIVEGTMIDDYLVNIYGQDFDCVDMGIASQKKVEVVIRPEDISLITAAEGLFEVTVDSMLFRGVHYEINCIDRKGYEWMIHSTKKAEIGSKVGLYFDPEAIHIMVPGETEAEFDQRIESYEEHNHA
- a CDS encoding PotD/PotF family extracellular solute-binding protein; translated protein: MKRFLQLIIVSVVVGLICLFISHKFTAKDHSKNGEKIYVYNWGEYIDPSLIKKFQKETGIEVIYETFDSNEAMEAKIRNGGTHYDVAFPSEYTVQKLKRQNMLLPINHDKIPNIKNLDSDYMNMSFDKNNQYSLPYFFGTVGIIYNKKAYPNDNFDSWNQLYNKKYSNDVLLVDGAREVIGLALNKLGYSLNDTNSQHLEKAERNLRHLGPNVKGVVGDEITMMLEQHEANIAVVWSGVAAPMVQGSDEFDYVVPKEGSNLWFDNMVIPKTAQNKAGAYKFMNFLLDAQNNKQNTEWVGYATPNKAARHLLPDEVKNDERFYPSQESQENLEVYRDLGKETLSEYNERFLNFKMSLK
- the auxB gene encoding lipoteichoic acid stability factor AuxB, translating into MSGEQYTQVRRPVSRLAEKVLGWLSWVFLLLLTIITMFIALVSFSSETSIQNLETTLNGNDFVQQILANNSLNTTQFVIWLQNGVWAIIVYFIVCLLLSFLALISMNIRMLSGFLFLLATIVTLPLVLLFVPLIIPILFLIVAVMMFARKDKVETVPTYYGEGYQGRYSEYEQQAEPTPQYLEREHTSDVEQQPRKENQLRRGGYSSEVAEKVNSDTQEAHEGPQVLSRQAKYNYKHKKQTEDDQQQTDEFGPVSDVYDENGEAVSNQNQTGVDNTTTEYDEQAEAEAAQRRQEAYEEEQRRKQEAYEEEQRRKQAEAEEAARLKQEKAEEKARIKEEKKERRKREKERRKQQPSAVNQRRQNFEERKKMTSQTVDDTAEHDSKETSESDNSEDNK
- a CDS encoding ABC transporter permease, translating into MRKINKVLFIPYVLWMILFIIVPVLLLVYFSLFDLHGHFSFDNYKQILTWKYFRMIWDSVVFAAVITLITLLVSYPAAYFIRSSKFQNLWLLILIIPTWINLLLKTYAFIGLLSHDGIINQMLRLLHLPEIDLLFTVPAFLIVASYIYIPFMILPIFNSMKDIPNNILQASSDLGASPFTTFRKVILPLTKQGVLTGIQVTFIPALSLFMITRLIAGNKVINIGTAIEEQFLVIQNYGMGSTIALCLIIFMALVLIITNTKSSNGRG
- a CDS encoding ABC transporter permease, whose translation is MKWYGKLYIYILTAVLYIPIIFLMLYSFNSAGNMIHFEGFTLEHYQSLFNNERLMAVIFNTIAVALLAAAFATVIGTMGAIALFHLRNKKLKVSLLTLNNVLMVSSDVVIGASFLIMFTAIGHFTGLGLGFTTVLISHIAFCIPIVVIIVLPKLYEMNDYTLNAARDLGATEFQVLNKVMLPHLMPAIIGGFFMALTYSLDDFTVSFFVTGNGFSVLSVEVYAMARKGISMEINAISTILFVVIMLSIFGYYFIQNMMKHKKQVKRGIQ
- a CDS encoding helix-turn-helix domain-containing protein — translated: MDIGKKIKNLRIIKHLTQEELAERTDLSKGYISQIESQHASPSMETFLSILEVLGTAPSDFFKEPRTEKVLYKKASQVTYDEYDKGYILNWPVTQSNEFEMEPLLLTLKGNASYKNFEPSESDTFIYCLKGQITLKLGDNEHHAVEGDALYFKANQLHRLINPTSEEAQVMIVVTASYL